The Daphnia pulicaria isolate SC F1-1A chromosome 12, SC_F0-13Bv2, whole genome shotgun sequence genome contains a region encoding:
- the LOC124316606 gene encoding interstitial collagenase-like yields the protein MRKPRCGVPDRIITDDSSSQQERTINSNGENRWTKNELTYGIRKYTPDLDKSVVDEEIARAFRLYGKKFTFTFIETIKVDIEIRFEKGSHSEDKNHQKFAKFDDGLGGVLAHAAFPERGDTIFDKRKHGPSAVRVNNFVRICSRWLLSAHELGHVLNCRIPIPKRM from the exons ATGAGGAAGCCTCGTTGCGGTGTTCCGGATCGAATTATAACGGATGATTCTTCCAGTCAACAGGAGCGCACAATTAATAGTAACG GAGAAAACCGCTGgacgaaaaatgaattaacttaCGGTATTCGTAAATACACGCCGGATTTGGACAAATCCGTCGTGGATGAAGAAATCGCCAGAGCATTTCGGCTGTATGGGAAAAAGTTTACCTTCACTTTTATTGAGACGATAAAAGTTGACATTGAAATCCG TTTTGAGAAGGGCTCTCATTCAGAAGATAAAAATCACCAAAAGTTTGCAAAGTTTGATGATGGCCTGGGTGGTGTTTTGGCTCACGCTGCCTTTCCCGAACGTGGTGATACAATCTTCGATAAGCGGAAACATGGACCATCAGCAGTGAGGGTAAACAATTTT GTACGAATTTGTTCCAGGTGGCTGCTCAGTGCTCACGAATTGGGTCACGTCCTTAACTGCCGCATTCCGATACCAAAACGGATGTAA
- the LOC124316268 gene encoding uncharacterized protein LOC124316268 yields the protein MANYSGVIQVCFFLLAYYICLTAGTNLESRFLQFEKNFVNVKEALEAKVVTLETKVARLEAKVEQQESQIAALILKEREKDQSSSTKKFTMSVELNQNYKRNAIFRTCQELRSSNPLLESGMYWIDPDGQGVGDDAIHVFCDMKSGKTLIGHDSESKIDVGKCAEPGCFSRKINYYATDRQIESLIGLSDNCNQTIKINCNNAPLNVGGVAYSWYNTNNNKYDGKQTFSDWLKNCDSGGNTQDDGYWTSTFLPITRLHFGGTLKGSLQHTLGKIECEGKAKSEGMPKSCEDLWRIGHTLNGIFAVKGSKSIESLYCDFNRRPNENGFQKWIGYADVKSAPVHFHVTRNSDSETQNTPIPFSRALVNEGNAMDLTSGKFTAPLPGIYFFSFAAVAYLKDSSYVDFYSRLFLNGNLIGSSNVHENNAPVDQVSPLTLQMTLNLKKGDRVWVEIVYYGSYSEIESSLKSSYLSDGSSHFTHFTGFMLEEEIAASL from the exons ATGGCCAACTATTCAGGAGTTATTcaagtgtgtttttttcttttggcttatTACATCTGTTTGACGGCTGGAACGAATTTGGAAAGCAGATTTTtgcagtttgaaaaaaatttc GTGAATGTCAAAGAAGCTTTGGAGGCTAAAGTTGTGACTTTAGAAACGAAAGTGGCTCGACTAGAGGCCAAAGTGGAACAACAAGAATCGCAAATCGCTGCCTTGATATtgaaggaaagagagaaagaccaGAGTTCTTCAACCAAGAAGTTTACGATGAGTGTTGAACTGAATcaaaattataaaagaaaCGCCATCTTTAGGACATGTCAAGAGCTTCGCTCATCAAATCCGCTGTTGGAGTCTGGCATGTATTGGATCGATCCTGACGGCCAAGGAGTCGGGGATGACGCTATCCATGTCTTTTGTGACATGAAATCAG gcAAAACGTTGATTGGACACGACAGTGAATCGAAAATAGATGTAGGAAAATGCGCCGAGCCTGGATGTTTTTCCAGGAAAATCAATTATTACGCAACAGATAGGCAAATTGAATCTTTAATCGGATTGTCCGACAATTGCAATCAAACGATCAAG ATCAATTGCAATAATGCACCGTTGAATGTCGGTGGTGTTGCCTATTCTTGGTAtaataccaacaacaacaagtatGATGGAAAGCAAACATTTTCAGACTGGTTGAAAAACTGTGACTCTGGGGGAAACACACAAGACGATG GATATTGGACGAGTACATTTCTGCCCATCACACGCCTTCATTTTGGTGGCACCTTAAAAGGATCCCTTCAGCACACGCTGGGAAAAATAGAGTGTGAAGGAAAGGCAAAATCTGAGGGAATGCCCAAGTCGTGTGAAGACTTGTGGAGAATTGGACACACCCTGAACGGAATTTTTGCTGTAAAGGGAAGTAAAAGCATCGAAAGTCTCTACTGTGATTTCAACAGACGGCCCAATGAAAACG GTTTtcagaaatggatcggatacgccgacgtcaaatctGCGCCCGTCCATTTCCACGTCACGAGAAATTCTGATTCTGAAACACAAAACACTCCGATTCCGTTCTCGAGGGCGTTggtgaacgagggaaacgCCATGGATTTGACGTCGGGGAAATTCACGGCCCCGCtaccgggaatttattttttctctttcgcggcAGTGGCGTATCTAAAAGATTCATCTTATGTTGATTTTTATTCTCGTCTTTTTTTGAACGGGAATCTAATCGGGTCGAGTAATGTTCATGAGAATAACGCCCCCGTTGATCAAGTTAGTCCGTTGACCCTCCAGATGACGctcaacttgaaaaaaggcgatcGAGTCTGGGTGGAGATTGTTTATTATGGTTCATATTCGGAGATTGAATCCTCGTTGAAATCCTCGTATTTGTCTGACGGCAGTTCCCACTTtacccatttcacgggtttcatgttggaggaggaaattgccgCGTCACTTTGA